A stretch of Exiguobacterium sp. BMC-KP DNA encodes these proteins:
- a CDS encoding PadR family transcriptional regulator has product MIPLLILGLLKERPGSYGYELLTLMNERHYEFVVNYTKGSFYYNIQQLEEKNWIRRLPALYSTDVREKNQYTLTEKGLDEFNRLILKYGTKTDYINLSFYSAMLFQDEVEPQVMKDLIHSQIKQTEKKIFLIESALVQNTALLKNFVRMLENSIAHHKVNLEWFHNLLSELESSI; this is encoded by the coding sequence ATGATTCCATTACTCATTTTAGGATTACTAAAAGAGAGACCCGGTTCATATGGGTATGAATTACTTACACTCATGAATGAACGTCATTATGAATTTGTAGTTAATTATACGAAAGGTTCATTTTACTACAATATTCAACAACTCGAGGAAAAAAATTGGATACGACGTCTTCCTGCTTTATATTCAACAGACGTAAGAGAGAAAAATCAGTATACTTTAACTGAAAAAGGTCTCGATGAATTTAATCGTCTCATTTTAAAATACGGAACGAAAACAGACTACATCAATTTATCTTTTTATAGTGCAATGCTTTTTCAAGACGAAGTAGAGCCTCAGGTTATGAAGGATTTGATTCATAGCCAAATCAAACAAACGGAGAAGAAGATATTCTTAATCGAAAGTGCACTTGTTCAAAACACGGCACTACTTAAAAATTTTGTTCGAATGCTTGAAAACTCAATTGCACATCACAAAGTAAATCTCGAATGGTTTCATAATCTATTATCCGAGCTTGAATCATCCATCTGA
- a CDS encoding sialate O-acetylesterase yields the protein MKSILLIGQSNMAGRGFLHDVPPIINERIQMLRNGRWQMMAEPINVDRHIAGIGPAASFAEAWTNDHPNESIGIIPCAEGGSSIDEWTIDGVLTRHAIQQAQFALESSELIAILWHQGESDSFNQRYRTYEKKLQRLFQYLRTELALPQLPILIGELGSFLGQKGFGKSAIEYEYINQILYRFATRELNCYFVTAKNLSSNPDGIHINAVSQRKFGIRYYEAFSKQKHLLEPLEKEAHWIDQQASRLLTQTEQIFVESTRLAVGESTYEIFDQNINCILADKNN from the coding sequence ATGAAATCTATTTTATTGATTGGTCAATCAAACATGGCAGGACGGGGCTTTTTGCATGATGTTCCACCAATTATCAACGAACGTATCCAAATGCTTCGAAATGGAAGATGGCAAATGATGGCTGAACCGATCAATGTCGATCGTCATATCGCTGGAATTGGTCCAGCTGCTTCCTTCGCCGAAGCTTGGACAAATGATCATCCTAATGAATCAATCGGAATTATACCTTGTGCAGAAGGCGGAAGTTCTATCGATGAGTGGACAATTGACGGTGTATTGACTCGACATGCGATTCAGCAAGCGCAATTTGCACTTGAATCCAGTGAATTGATTGCAATTCTTTGGCATCAAGGTGAGAGCGATAGTTTTAATCAACGGTATCGGACTTACGAGAAAAAGTTACAGCGTTTATTTCAATATCTCCGGACTGAGCTTGCTCTACCGCAATTACCCATTCTGATTGGTGAACTCGGTAGCTTTCTTGGACAAAAAGGCTTCGGAAAAAGCGCTATTGAATATGAATACATCAATCAAATTTTGTATAGATTTGCAACACGAGAGTTGAATTGTTATTTCGTCACGGCAAAGAATTTAAGCTCAAATCCAGACGGTATACACATCAATGCCGTTTCGCAAAGAAAATTTGGAATCCGTTACTATGAAGCATTTTCGAAACAGAAGCATCTTTTAGAACCCTTAGAAAAAGAAGCACATTGGATTGATCAACAAGCGAGTCGATTGCTGACTCAAACTGAACAAATCTTCGTCGAAAGTACACGATTAGCGGTCGGTGAATCGACCTATGAAATATTTGATCAAAATATTAACTGTATTTTAGCTGATAAGAATAACTAA
- a CDS encoding 5'-methylthioadenosine/S-adenosylhomocysteine nucleosidase family protein: MIGISIATKWEFDATLAYYHVAPEERIAYPYGEYFTREMNGKTLLFYSTGVRKVNGIGANQYMIRRFPLTKVIIAGTCAGIDPRYDILDIIVPSQAAQYDCTVKEIEPLLKPSFIVDLDVSKYGNDFHTGTIGTADRAVVMWRDYVELRDNGLTIADTEAGAIAYICQKNKVECIIIKGISDFPTEEKEEDAVEANVEQMRIYIENTPKVMQRIFDDYVARFL, translated from the coding sequence ATGATTGGAATTAGTATCGCAACCAAATGGGAGTTTGACGCAACACTCGCGTATTATCATGTCGCACCGGAAGAACGAATCGCCTATCCATATGGTGAATACTTCACGCGAGAGATGAATGGAAAAACACTCTTGTTTTATAGTACGGGAGTTCGTAAAGTAAACGGCATTGGTGCGAATCAATATATGATTCGCCGTTTTCCATTGACGAAAGTCATCATTGCCGGAACGTGTGCCGGTATCGATCCACGATATGACATACTCGATATCATCGTTCCCAGTCAGGCGGCACAGTATGACTGTACGGTTAAAGAAATCGAGCCGTTACTCAAGCCATCCTTCATTGTGGATCTTGACGTGTCGAAATACGGCAATGACTTTCATACAGGAACGATCGGAACGGCAGATCGTGCCGTCGTTATGTGGCGAGATTACGTCGAGTTGCGGGACAACGGCTTGACGATTGCTGATACGGAAGCAGGGGCTATCGCCTATATTTGTCAGAAAAACAAGGTTGAATGTATCATCATCAAAGGAATCTCTGATTTTCCGACAGAAGAAAAAGAAGAAGATGCTGTTGAGGCAAATGTTGAACAGATGCGGATCTACATCGAGAATACGCCGAAAGTCATGCAACGAATTTTTGATGATTATGTGGCACGATTCCTATAA
- the sstT gene encoding serine/threonine transporter SstT: MKLLKMWNQISLVKQIAIGLVVGIILALTIPEAAKSLTIFGTLFISSLKAVAPILVFFLVMASIVQHKKGQQTNMKSIIFLYLLGTFLAGAIAVIISFLFPVNIRLTEGAEQLAAPGNTVEVLQKLVLNMVDNPVNALIQANYIGILTWAIVLGLALKNASDTTKTFISNFSDAIAKMVGWVIKLAPLGIMGIVIGSVTENGLSSLLDYGNLLLVLIGTMLVVALIVNPLIVFINVRQNPYPLVFKCLRESGITAFFTRSSAANIPVNMELSKKLGLDKETYGISIPLGATINMAGAAITITVLTLAAVNTLGIQVDIPTAIILSVLAAVCACGASGVAGGSLLLIPLACSLFGIPNDIAMQVVAAGVLVSVLQDSFETALNSSTDVLFTATAEYRKRLKQGETLSINRQSMNEEVTEKVVNG; this comes from the coding sequence ATGAAATTGTTGAAGATGTGGAACCAAATCAGTTTAGTGAAACAAATCGCGATCGGCTTAGTTGTAGGAATTATTTTAGCCCTCACGATTCCTGAAGCGGCGAAATCCTTGACCATTTTTGGGACTCTGTTTATTTCCTCCCTGAAGGCAGTCGCGCCGATCTTGGTCTTTTTCCTTGTCATGGCTTCGATCGTACAGCATAAAAAAGGCCAGCAAACGAACATGAAGTCAATCATTTTCTTATATCTGCTCGGGACATTCCTAGCGGGAGCTATTGCGGTCATCATCAGTTTCCTGTTCCCAGTGAACATTCGATTGACAGAAGGTGCAGAACAATTAGCTGCTCCGGGGAATACGGTTGAAGTTCTTCAGAAACTCGTCTTGAACATGGTTGATAATCCAGTCAATGCGCTCATTCAAGCGAACTACATTGGTATTTTGACTTGGGCGATCGTATTAGGACTCGCCTTAAAGAATGCTTCCGACACGACGAAGACGTTCATCTCGAACTTCTCTGACGCCATTGCGAAGATGGTCGGATGGGTCATCAAATTGGCACCTCTTGGTATCATGGGAATCGTCATCGGTTCGGTTACGGAAAACGGTCTTTCTTCGTTACTTGATTATGGGAATTTATTATTAGTATTGATTGGCACGATGCTTGTCGTCGCACTCATTGTTAATCCACTCATCGTGTTCATCAACGTTCGTCAAAATCCATATCCGCTCGTCTTTAAATGTTTACGTGAAAGTGGAATCACAGCCTTCTTTACACGAAGTTCGGCTGCGAATATCCCGGTCAACATGGAGCTATCTAAGAAGCTTGGACTTGATAAAGAGACGTATGGTATCTCGATTCCACTTGGTGCCACGATCAACATGGCGGGAGCTGCCATCACGATTACGGTTCTAACGCTCGCTGCGGTCAATACGCTCGGTATTCAAGTTGATATTCCGACGGCCATTATTTTAAGTGTTTTAGCTGCAGTTTGTGCATGTGGTGCGTCCGGTGTCGCTGGAGGTTCGCTTCTCTTGATTCCTCTCGCATGTAGCTTGTTCGGGATTCCGAATGATATTGCGATGCAAGTCGTAGCTGCTGGTGTTCTAGTTAGTGTATTACAAGATTCATTCGAGACGGCACTGAACTCGTCAACAGACGTCTTGTTCACTGCGACAGCCGAATATCGAAAACGACTTAAACAGGGCGAAACGCTCTCCATCAATCGTCAGTCAATGAACGAAGAAGTGACGGAAAAAGTCGTCAACGGTTAA
- a CDS encoding phosphatidylserine decarboxylase: MKKAIFDTIVHLNARPVVANTLKRFAMSRYSKPLIRPFIRTYQIQTDQALKPVDSFTSLHDCFVRELRPGMRPIASAPDAFVSPSDAVLSIVPALTEDSRFTIKGQDYTVAELIGSTERAQDYANGVALIFYLSPTDYHRVHSPITGEITNSYTLGRESAPVNDMGLRFSKHPLTRNYRRVTRLQVDHRSIEHVMVGALNVNTIVQTHQGRLLERGEEFGYFSFGSTVILVLPPDTVELSPGIERSVQMGEQIGRWLP; encoded by the coding sequence ATGAAGAAAGCCATCTTTGATACAATCGTCCACTTAAATGCTAGACCAGTTGTCGCCAATACCTTGAAACGATTTGCGATGAGTCGCTATAGTAAACCATTGATTCGACCATTCATTCGCACCTATCAGATTCAAACGGATCAAGCGCTTAAGCCTGTCGATTCGTTCACTTCTTTACACGACTGTTTCGTACGTGAGTTACGTCCCGGGATGCGACCGATCGCATCAGCACCAGATGCCTTCGTCAGTCCGAGCGACGCTGTGCTCTCAATCGTTCCGGCGTTAACGGAAGATAGTCGTTTTACGATCAAAGGACAAGACTATACTGTTGCCGAACTGATCGGATCGACCGAGCGCGCGCAGGATTATGCGAACGGTGTTGCCTTGATTTTCTATTTAAGTCCAACCGATTATCATCGTGTGCACTCTCCAATCACTGGCGAAATCACGAATAGTTATACGCTCGGGCGAGAATCGGCACCTGTCAATGACATGGGACTTCGTTTCAGTAAACATCCATTGACGCGGAATTATCGTCGCGTCACGCGCTTGCAAGTAGACCATCGCTCAATCGAACATGTCATGGTCGGCGCACTGAACGTCAATACAATCGTTCAAACACATCAAGGACGACTGCTAGAGCGTGGAGAAGAGTTCGGCTACTTCTCGTTCGGTTCGACCGTTATCCTCGTCTTGCCGCCAGACACCGTTGAACTGTCACCAGGCATCGAGCGCAGCGTGCAGATGGGTGAGCAAATCGGACGCTGGTTACCCTGA
- a CDS encoding DUF2834 domain-containing protein, giving the protein MTTSNASFVDVIPKPFIALITIAFAILTVFSILDFGVLGIFVEATKNTATLQIFVDLILCALFIIVWLRHDTRRTGRSFPLWAIITLAVGAFGPLLYLLTRKS; this is encoded by the coding sequence ATGACGACTTCAAATGCTTCGTTCGTGGACGTTATTCCTAAACCGTTCATCGCCCTCATTACGATTGCCTTTGCGATTCTAACTGTTTTTTCGATTCTTGACTTTGGTGTGCTTGGTATCTTCGTTGAAGCGACAAAAAATACGGCAACGCTTCAAATCTTCGTCGACCTCATTCTCTGTGCGCTCTTCATCATCGTTTGGCTACGCCACGATACACGACGTACGGGACGAAGTTTTCCACTTTGGGCGATTATCACGCTTGCGGTTGGTGCATTTGGTCCATTGCTGTATCTACTAACACGAAAATCATGA
- a CDS encoding TetR/AcrR family transcriptional regulator: MDKFEQKRQDYTHHIAQATLASSIKEMSLKKMATAAGTSDRMLMHYFKDKQDIETAVLTAISQELIELLQQPDLKLEFTAFVRFLRQAIDEPRIKPYLNLWFEITHLATSQGEPYTSITRTIGESFDDWIKQIYVPVEGEDVAKQTALLFVFTEGLVVLNKIGLEDRMDAAVEAMIDLHERARIS; encoded by the coding sequence ATGGATAAGTTTGAACAAAAGCGACAAGATTATACGCATCACATCGCGCAAGCGACGTTAGCATCAAGCATCAAAGAGATGAGTCTGAAGAAGATGGCGACCGCTGCCGGAACGAGTGACCGGATGTTGATGCATTATTTCAAAGATAAACAGGACATCGAGACCGCCGTGTTGACTGCGATCAGCCAAGAGTTGATCGAACTATTGCAACAACCTGATTTGAAACTTGAGTTCACGGCATTCGTTCGTTTCTTACGACAGGCAATCGATGAGCCACGGATTAAACCATATTTGAATCTCTGGTTCGAAATCACCCATCTCGCAACGAGTCAGGGGGAGCCGTATACGTCGATCACGCGGACGATCGGAGAATCATTCGACGACTGGATCAAACAGATCTATGTACCAGTAGAAGGAGAAGACGTTGCTAAACAAACAGCGTTACTATTTGTTTTCACGGAAGGACTCGTCGTCTTGAATAAGATTGGCTTAGAGGATCGGATGGACGCAGCAGTCGAAGCGATGATTGATCTACACGAAAGAGCACGAATTTCATAA
- a CDS encoding alkaline ceramidase, which produces MSRFGIQKELINPPLGATFIGYHREVGVASIHDSLYVTASIFENKQTTSIFVSIDNIGMLVADTDVIREGIARRLNVAKEQVTVVYTHTHSGPATAGDEALIVAYKTILTQQVIATAVKASKAMQSVEIGWGVTQGKLGVNRREKRDGQAVMGTDPLGVTDDRIGTLLIRRADDGCLVGAFVFCTAHPNVLKSDSIVLSNDYPGVARTMLEQALGCPVVIVQGATGNVNAKYRGDMESLMKMAFTLSGHVLTTIPDISYQRLTHHRIQSVIHPMHLSKVPGVDALQQMASYAEQTWGVSAARWLAYVQEKSGTSLTIPIEIQLFELNEGSFSGIPMEPFCETALQIQQIRQTELAFFGGYTNGYLGYLPTAEEHPYGGYEVAINPVVYGPVTGLWMPPIPETANEIVDRILQLYETNNNPDSLV; this is translated from the coding sequence ATGAGTCGTTTTGGAATTCAAAAAGAGTTGATCAATCCGCCACTCGGCGCAACGTTCATCGGTTATCACCGAGAAGTAGGTGTCGCAAGCATACACGATTCGCTCTATGTCACAGCGAGCATCTTTGAAAACAAGCAGACGACGTCGATCTTTGTCAGCATCGATAACATTGGTATGCTCGTTGCTGATACGGATGTCATTCGTGAAGGAATCGCACGTCGTCTGAATGTAGCAAAGGAACAGGTGACAGTCGTCTATACGCATACGCATTCTGGACCGGCGACAGCAGGGGATGAGGCGTTGATCGTCGCTTATAAAACGATCTTGACGCAACAAGTGATTGCGACAGCCGTTAAAGCAAGTAAAGCGATGCAGTCGGTTGAGATTGGTTGGGGTGTGACGCAGGGGAAACTCGGTGTCAATCGACGGGAAAAGAGAGACGGACAAGCAGTGATGGGAACGGATCCCCTTGGCGTGACGGACGATCGAATCGGGACACTGTTGATTCGACGTGCCGATGATGGGTGTCTCGTCGGAGCCTTCGTTTTCTGTACAGCGCATCCGAATGTCTTGAAATCAGACAGCATCGTCTTATCGAATGATTATCCCGGTGTCGCTCGAACGATGCTCGAACAGGCACTCGGCTGTCCTGTCGTAATTGTCCAAGGGGCGACGGGAAACGTTAATGCAAAATACCGTGGTGACATGGAAAGTCTAATGAAGATGGCGTTTACGCTCAGTGGTCACGTCTTAACGACAATTCCAGACATATCGTATCAACGGTTAACGCACCACCGGATCCAGTCGGTCATTCACCCGATGCATTTATCAAAAGTCCCAGGCGTTGATGCGTTACAGCAGATGGCAAGTTACGCTGAACAGACGTGGGGAGTCAGTGCAGCACGATGGTTGGCGTACGTACAAGAGAAATCAGGAACGTCATTAACGATTCCGATTGAGATTCAGTTATTCGAGTTAAACGAGGGCTCGTTCTCGGGTATCCCAATGGAGCCGTTTTGTGAGACTGCATTACAAATCCAGCAGATCCGTCAAACGGAACTCGCGTTTTTCGGAGGATATACGAATGGGTACCTCGGTTACTTACCGACAGCGGAAGAACATCCGTATGGTGGATACGAGGTGGCGATCAATCCTGTCGTCTACGGTCCAGTAACGGGACTTTGGATGCCGCCGATACCGGAAACTGCGAACGAAATCGTAGATCGTATCTTACAACTCTATGAAACGAACAACAACCCGGATTCTCTCGTTTGA
- a CDS encoding DUF4825 domain-containing protein — protein sequence MKKTVGAIVLASGMLILGGCGTAATQTDLFEQQGTYLGDNSSVRDIVQQLPHGDQLKKMELSTKEKPYQLTLRYAGYEEGQVEQKSNRTAIYNATALFTLIPNVDQVNMTIEDASYHFTKQQLRDWYGKDFSAYDNEKALKTFMKPFIEDERKVKEILN from the coding sequence ATGAAAAAAACAGTTGGTGCAATCGTATTAGCAAGCGGCATGTTAATACTCGGTGGTTGTGGAACAGCAGCGACACAAACCGATTTGTTTGAACAACAAGGTACATATCTGGGCGACAACAGTAGCGTACGAGACATCGTTCAGCAACTACCACACGGCGATCAGTTAAAGAAAATGGAACTGTCGACGAAAGAAAAGCCATATCAACTGACCTTACGATATGCCGGTTATGAAGAAGGACAAGTCGAACAAAAAAGCAATCGTACAGCAATCTATAATGCGACGGCATTGTTCACTCTGATTCCGAATGTCGACCAAGTCAACATGACGATCGAGGATGCTTCGTATCACTTTACCAAACAACAGCTCCGTGATTGGTATGGAAAAGACTTTTCGGCGTATGATAATGAAAAAGCGTTAAAGACATTCATGAAGCCTTTTATTGAGGATGAACGGAAAGTAAAAGAAATACTAAATTGA
- a CDS encoding TerC family protein, producing the protein MTLLIAFLAIVFIMLALDLGVFHRKAHEVSLREAWTWTFVWIAIAVAFGGWLYFDQGSAAAVEYTSVYFIEKALAIDNVFVFSLVFAYFAIPLKYQHKVLFWGILGAIFFRVIFIVAGVSLLENFAWVYYIFGAFLVYTGWMMYKNIGQETSLEENKTIRWLEKRLPITQDISSGKFAKRIDGKLFFTPLLIALLFIEVSDIVFAVDSVAASFAYSRDPFIIFYANIMAILGLRSLYFVLANLIDRFYYLKHGLSFMLVFIGAKMILGDVYKMPIWMSLGTIVLVILISVFYSFYKTKPGK; encoded by the coding sequence TTGACACTACTCATTGCTTTTCTAGCCATCGTTTTCATCATGCTCGCCCTTGACCTTGGAGTCTTCCATCGTAAGGCACATGAAGTTTCGCTTCGGGAGGCCTGGACGTGGACATTCGTCTGGATCGCGATCGCCGTCGCCTTCGGAGGATGGCTCTACTTCGACCAAGGTAGCGCTGCTGCTGTCGAATATACGAGCGTCTACTTCATCGAGAAGGCTCTCGCAATCGATAACGTCTTCGTCTTCTCACTCGTCTTTGCGTACTTCGCGATTCCACTGAAGTACCAGCACAAAGTTTTATTCTGGGGTATTCTCGGTGCGATCTTCTTCCGCGTCATCTTCATTGTCGCTGGTGTCTCGTTGCTTGAGAACTTCGCTTGGGTTTACTACATCTTCGGCGCATTCCTCGTCTACACGGGTTGGATGATGTACAAGAACATCGGTCAAGAGACGTCGCTCGAAGAGAACAAAACGATTCGTTGGTTAGAGAAACGTTTACCGATCACACAAGACATCTCGTCTGGTAAGTTCGCGAAACGGATTGATGGGAAACTGTTCTTCACGCCACTCTTGATTGCCCTACTCTTCATCGAAGTATCGGATATCGTCTTCGCCGTCGACTCGGTCGCAGCAAGCTTCGCGTACTCGCGTGATCCGTTCATCATCTTCTATGCGAACATCATGGCAATCCTTGGACTCCGTAGCCTTTACTTCGTCCTCGCGAACTTGATTGATCGCTTCTACTACTTGAAACACGGTCTTAGCTTCATGCTCGTCTTCATCGGAGCGAAGATGATCCTCGGTGACGTCTACAAAATGCCGATCTGGATGTCGCTTGGTACGATCGTCCTCGTCATCTTGATCAGTGTCTTCTACAGTTTCTACAAGACGAAGCCTGGAAAATAA
- a CDS encoding TIGR03571 family LLM class oxidoreductase: MTMFNDHASYQRMYREGELTLGLHVPLENFKMRTPTLANQVELAQKAEDYGFTTLWLRDVLLKDPYFLDPAVGQIHDMLIYGTHLLSQTKRIALGTSALVLPLRHPLRSAKEVATINALFPERLILGVSSGDRQADFHGLGIDHPSRGAQFKEALQVMEQALYEDYPQIDSTYGEVRGATLVPRPKKRIPTMITGFAQQDMDWLAKNGDGWMYYPQGPFEQARAIEQWRAASQEAGNTTFRPFSMPMHLDLSADPNEEATPIRLGFRIGRNRLIELLALYRELGVNHLFFALFDGERSAEDVIDELGTYVVPHFPPLV, encoded by the coding sequence ATTACTATGTTTAACGATCATGCAAGTTATCAGCGGATGTACCGGGAGGGCGAGCTCACACTCGGTCTCCACGTCCCGCTTGAGAATTTCAAGATGCGAACGCCGACGCTCGCCAATCAAGTCGAGCTCGCACAAAAAGCAGAGGATTATGGTTTTACGACGCTCTGGTTACGCGACGTTTTATTAAAAGATCCTTATTTTCTTGATCCTGCTGTCGGACAGATTCACGACATGCTGATTTATGGAACACACCTTCTTAGTCAGACGAAGCGGATCGCTCTTGGAACATCAGCCCTTGTCCTGCCGCTGCGTCACCCGTTACGTTCCGCGAAGGAAGTCGCGACGATCAATGCGCTGTTCCCAGAGCGCTTGATCCTCGGTGTCTCATCTGGTGACCGACAAGCCGACTTCCATGGACTCGGTATCGATCATCCAAGTCGTGGTGCTCAGTTCAAGGAAGCACTCCAGGTCATGGAACAAGCCTTATATGAAGACTATCCGCAAATCGACTCGACATATGGTGAAGTCCGTGGCGCGACGCTCGTCCCGCGCCCGAAGAAACGAATTCCGACGATGATTACTGGTTTTGCACAGCAAGACATGGACTGGCTCGCGAAAAACGGTGACGGTTGGATGTATTATCCGCAAGGTCCGTTCGAACAAGCGCGTGCCATCGAACAATGGCGTGCTGCCAGTCAAGAAGCCGGTAACACAACGTTCCGCCCGTTTTCGATGCCGATGCATCTCGACCTTTCCGCAGATCCGAATGAGGAAGCGACACCAATTCGACTCGGTTTCCGGATCGGTCGCAATCGGTTGATCGAGTTGCTTGCATTGTACCGTGAGCTTGGCGTCAATCATCTGTTCTTCGCTTTGTTCGACGGTGAACGCTCAGCGGAAGACGTCATCGATGAACTCGGAACGTATGTCGTACCGCACTTCCCGCCACTCGTCTAA
- a CDS encoding MFS transporter, whose protein sequence is MNQLNSQIQEEQVPRNGGLALLALAISAFGIGTTEFVPVGLLAAIAGDLNIGITLAGLIISGYAIGVAVGAPLLTALTNRINRKTLLMALMVVFIAGNLVSAISPTFELLIIARFITAFSHGVFFSIGATIAVQLVPEHKKASAIALMFTGLTVATVTGVPLGTFIGQSFGWRATFFAVAALGVIAIIASFFLIPKDLKQSPPAKFSDMFKLLTNGRLMLGFLITALGYGGTFVAFTYLTPIMQDVTKVSPSLISIILLVYGIAVAIGNTVGGKLANGNPIKALFYMFIIHAIVMIALSFMIPFKVAGIIGIILMGLLAFMNVPGLQLYIVQLAEKYVPAAVDVASALNIAAFNIGIALGATIGGLVTDTIGLVHTPWVGGIMVILAVILTGVSRRLEHQ, encoded by the coding sequence ATGAATCAATTAAACTCACAGATCCAGGAGGAACAGGTCCCAAGAAACGGCGGACTTGCGCTGCTCGCTCTAGCAATCAGCGCCTTTGGGATCGGTACGACGGAATTCGTTCCAGTCGGACTGCTCGCAGCAATCGCTGGTGACTTAAATATTGGTATCACTTTAGCTGGTCTCATCATCTCTGGTTACGCAATCGGCGTTGCGGTCGGTGCACCACTGTTAACAGCATTAACGAACCGAATAAATCGGAAAACGTTACTGATGGCACTAATGGTCGTCTTCATCGCAGGTAACCTTGTTTCTGCGATTTCGCCGACATTTGAATTGTTGATCATCGCTCGTTTCATTACCGCTTTTTCGCACGGTGTCTTCTTCTCGATTGGTGCGACGATTGCCGTCCAACTCGTACCGGAGCATAAAAAAGCGAGCGCCATCGCCTTGATGTTCACAGGTCTGACAGTCGCAACCGTCACAGGTGTGCCACTCGGGACATTCATCGGTCAATCATTCGGTTGGCGCGCGACGTTCTTCGCGGTTGCCGCACTCGGTGTCATCGCGATCATCGCAAGCTTCTTCTTGATTCCAAAGGACTTGAAACAATCACCACCTGCTAAGTTCTCCGACATGTTCAAACTGTTGACGAACGGACGCTTGATGCTCGGATTTTTGATCACTGCCCTCGGGTACGGTGGAACGTTCGTCGCCTTTACGTATTTGACACCAATCATGCAAGACGTCACAAAAGTCAGTCCAAGCTTAATCAGTATCATTCTGCTCGTTTACGGAATTGCGGTCGCAATCGGGAACACGGTCGGCGGAAAACTTGCGAACGGTAACCCGATTAAAGCGTTGTTCTATATGTTCATCATCCACGCGATCGTCATGATTGCTCTCTCGTTCATGATTCCGTTCAAAGTCGCCGGTATCATCGGTATCATCTTAATGGGGCTCCTTGCCTTCATGAACGTACCAGGTCTCCAGCTCTATATCGTCCAATTGGCTGAAAAATATGTCCCAGCAGCAGTCGATGTCGCCTCTGCCTTAAATATCGCAGCCTTCAATATCGGCATCGCACTCGGAGCAACGATTGGTGGTCTCGTCACCGATACGATCGGTCTCGTCCACACGCCATGGGTCGGCGGGATCATGGTTATCCTTGCCGTCATCTTGACAGGTGTCTCGCGTCGTCTCGAACATCAATAA
- a CDS encoding winged helix-turn-helix transcriptional regulator, with translation MLYNIPVEATLEVIGGKWKVVIMCHLIKGERRTSELRKLMPTITQKMLTQQLRELEEDGVIIRTVFEQVPPKVVYSLSEYGWSLKPILDAMCAWGEGHIDLTGGEVVSS, from the coding sequence ATGCTATACAATATCCCGGTCGAAGCGACACTCGAAGTTATCGGTGGAAAGTGGAAGGTCGTCATCATGTGTCATTTGATTAAAGGCGAACGTCGGACAAGTGAGCTTCGCAAGTTGATGCCAACGATTACTCAAAAGATGCTGACACAACAATTGCGGGAGTTAGAAGAAGACGGCGTCATCATTCGGACGGTCTTTGAACAAGTCCCACCGAAAGTCGTCTACTCGTTATCCGAGTACGGCTGGTCACTGAAGCCGATACTTGACGCGATGTGCGCGTGGGGAGAAGGACATATTGATTTGACGGGTGGAGAAGTCGTCTCGTCATGA